The genome window AAGTCGAAGTAGGGGCTGGCGACGTCCATCAGAGCCACCAGGGCAGCGGTGGCGTCGGCGGGGGTGGTGGTCGTGAAGGAGGGTTGGAAGAGATCGGCGAGCCGCTCGCCGATCCGGTCCCGCAGCGGCTGCTGGACCAGGTTGATCGAGCGCTGCCAGTCCAGCGGGGCCTCGTGGTCGACCACCACGATGGTCTGCCGCTGCCCGGGGGTGTCAGTGAACAGGCCCGCGTACTCATCGGCGTTCAGGCGGACGTGCACCGCGACCTCGTGCACCACCGCGTACCAGAACAGGTCGGGCGAGAGGCTGATCGGCAGGTGGGCGGAGAAGGCCAGGTGGAGGGCGCGCAGCAGCAGGCTGTCGCCCTGCTCGCCGTTCTCCTGTCCGCTCAGCAGTCGGTCGGTGCTGCGGTGGTGGACCCGGATCCGGGCGGCCAGTACGCCCTCCAGGAACCGCTCGTTGTCCACCTCCACGAGCCGGCTCGCCAGCCGAGCGGCCTCGTCGTCCGCCTCCGGGGTCGTCCCCAGCGGCAGGTCGATCTCGAACGCCATGTGTTCCCCCTGATCGATGGTCAGCCTGCCGATCCTAGTCAGCGCCCGATCGCCGACTGCTCGGCGAAGGAAGCGCGCAGCCGTGCCCCGTTGCCCACGAAGGCCGCCGCGACCAGGGGAAGGGCGCCGGCGGCCTGGACTATGGCGAACCAGGCCGGGCAGAGGCCGGGGATCAGGTCGACCCCGACGATCGCGATCGGCAGGACCACCGTGGTCTTCCGCAGCCGTTCGTAGGCGGGCTGGGAGCCGTGCTCGGACCTGACGGTGAGCCAGAGCAGGGCCGCCGCGCTGGCCAGGATCAACGAGGACCTGGTCCACATGAACGAGCTGCTCGACAGGCCGCTCGCCGCGCGGACGGCGACGAGCAGCAGGACGCCGGCGCTGAGCGCGCCGTAGGCGGCGAAGAGGGCCTTCATCCGGCTGAAGGCTCGCTGGGTGTGCTGCATGGTTGTGCTCCTTGGTCGTTCCGGTCGGTCGTTCCGGTCGGTTGGGCCGGTTGGTCGGGTCGGTTGGTCGGGTCGGTTGGTTGGTCGGTCCGGTCGGGTTCCGGGCCGTGGTCGTTCGCTCGATTCCAAGCTAGGGAGCGCCGGCGCCGCGCCATATCCGTCTGGGCCCACAGCTGGGTGGGGCTGGACCCACCCTTCGCCGAAACCCCTTGGTGGCGGACCGGGATGGCCGCAGAGTGGTCGCATCGACTCGAAACGATCCTGGTCAGGCCGGGGGAGGGAAGGCAGAGCATGCGAAAGGTGGCAGACGTGCGCGTCGGGTTCGCCCGGGCCTGCGCACTGGTGGCGGTCACCGCGCCGGTGCCCGTCGTCTGGGCGGCCGCGGTGGCCGTGGTGGTCTGGTGGGCGGGCCGCCCGTGGCTGTGGATCGCGGTGGGGCCGTGGGCCTGCATCGGCACGCTCGCCCTGGCCCGCCCGCTCTGCCGGGTGTTCCGTGCCCTGGTGGCGCGTTGGACCGGCACCGTCATCCCCGGCGGCTACCGCGAGCCCGAGCCCGTGGTGCAGATGGCCACCGGCTACTGGTGGAACGGCCGTAAGTACACCCGCACCAGCAAGGAGGCCCGGGAGGACCAGGAGCTCCGGCTCCGCTGGAGCGATCCGGCGAACTGGCGGGACCTGCGGTTCGTCCTGCTCGCGCCGCTCACCGTCGGCCTGCTCGCGGCCGTCCCGCCGGCCGGCCTGGCCGCCGTCGCCCTCGGGATAGCCCTCGCCCCGCCGGCGGGCGCCGTCCTCGGCGTGCTCGGTGGCCTCGCCGCGGTCGCCGCCTCGCCGTACGCCTGGCGAGCCGCCGAGCCGTTGGCGGTCCGCCTGCTCGCGGCTCCGACCGGTGCCGCCACCGTCGCCGAACTCACTGTGCAGCGGGCCGACATGACGATCATGCAGGCGGCCGAGCTGCGCCGGATCGAACGCGACCTGCACGATGGCGCGCAGGCCCGGCTGGTCGCCCTCGGCATCTCCTTGGCGACGGCGGAGAAGCTGCTGGACCGGAACCCGGAGCAGGCCAAGGTCCTGCTGCGCGAGGCCCGCGCGAGTGCGGCCTGCTCGCTCAGCGAGCTGCGCGAGCTGGTCCGCGGCATCCACCCGCCGGTGCTGAACGAGCGCGGACTGGTCGACGCGGTGCGGGCGTTGGCGATGGACAGCGCGATCGAGGCCGCCGTCACCGGTGACGCGGAGCTGCGGCTGGACCCACCGCTGGAGTCCGCGCTCTACTTCGGGATCGCCGAGCTGCTCACCAACGCCGCCAAGCACGCCCGTGCCGAGACCGCCCGCATCTCGCTCACCCGCCAGGGCGGTTCGGTCCTCGCGGTGGTCGAGGACGACGGTAGAGGGGGCGCCGAGATCCGGGGCGGTGGCGGACTCGCCGGGCTGCGCCGCCGGCTCGCGATCTTCGATGGGACCCTTGAGCTCGACAGTCCGACCGGCGGCCCGACCCGCGCGACGATGGTGGTGCCATGCGAATCCTTGTAGCCGAAGACCTCTACCTGCTGCGGGACGGCCTGGTCCGACTCCTCGAAGCCTACGGACACGAGGTGGTGGGCACCGCGAGCACCGGCCCCGAGACCCTGGAGGCACTGTTGCGGCTGCGCCCGGACGTCGCCGTGGTGGACGTCCGGATGCCGCCGACCCAGTCCGACGAGGGCCTGCGGGCCGCGCTCGCCGCCCGGCGCGAGGCCCCCGGCCTGCCGGTGCTGATCCTCTCCCAGCACGTGGAACAGCTCTACGCCCGTGAGCTGTTGGCCGACGGCGCCGGAGGCATCGGCTACTTCCTCAAGGAGAGCGTCTTCGACGGTGACCAGTTCGTCGACGCGCTGGAGCGGGTCGCGGCCGGCGGTACGGCGATGGATCCGACCGTGATCGCCAAGCTGTTCTCCACCGGTTCCTCGCCGCGCCGCCTGGAGCGTCTGACGGAGCGTGAGCACGAGGTGCTGGCGCTGATGGCGGAGGGCCTCTCCAACCACGCGATCGCCCAGCGGCTGTTCCTCAGTGACAGCGCGATCAGCAAGTACACGACCTCGCTGTTCGGCAAGTTGGGCCTGACGGACGACGACAACGGCAACCGCAGGGTGCAGGCCGTGCTGGCGTACCTGGGAAAGCTGTGAGGGGGCGGCCACCGACTCCAGCCCAGGAGAGGCTAGTTGGGAAGGTGCTTCGAATTCGAAGCGGATGGGTGTAGCGTGGTCCCATGAGCGGACCCCGCTGGCTGAACGAGACCGAGATGCAGGCCTGGACCGGCTTCTTGGAGACGTATGACCTGCTGTCCCGGCTCGTCGACCGCCAGTTGCGGGAGGACGGCGGAGTCACTCAGGTGCAGTACGAGATCCTCACCCGGATCAACGAGGGTCCGAACCGTCGGCGTCGGATGACCGAGCTGGCCGACCTGATGGTCTGTTCGCGCAGCGGACTCACCTACCAGGTGGGGCAGTTGGTGAAGGCGGGTCTGCTGGTCCGGGAGACCGACAGCAGCGACGAGCGCGGAGTCCTGGCGATCCTCACCGACGCGGGCGCGGCGCTGCTCGAAGGGGCCGCCCCCGGGCACCTGCAGACGGTGCGGGACGGCTTCATCGACGTGCTGACGGAGGAGCAGGTCGGGCAGTTGGCCGAGATCATGGACGCGACCCGCCGGCACCTGCGCGGAATTTCCGGACTCTGTTACGGCAGCGGCTCGCAGAAATAGCCACGGCTGGCCGGTTTCACCGAGCTCAGGAACAGCGACACGTAATCCAATTCGTGGCGCCGCTTCGAGCTGCCCGAAAACCCGACCTGCCAAAGTCGTCGCAAATCCCGCTCGAATCTTCCGGGATACCGCCCGCCGAGTTGTAGCGTGCTGTCAGGGCGCTATTGCGAAGCGTCTCGACAAAGGAGATCCGCGAAAAGGAGACCCGTGATGAGCGTCGAGCAGCACAGCACGCGCGATACCCGCGACACGCGCGACTCCCTTTCTCCGCGGAGGAGATCGAGCCACGGGGTCGGACGGTGTGCCCGACCGAGGGCGCCGTTCCGGGGGCTGTACCGAGACCCATTTCGAGAGCCAGTCCGAGAGCCAGTCCGAGATCCGTTCCGCGAGCCGGAGATCCATTCGACCCCCTGGAAGGTGAACCCATGCCCATCGCGCTCCTCGCCCTCGCCTTGGGGGCGTTCGGGATCGGCACCACGGAATTCGTCATCATGGGATTGCTCCCGAACGTCGCCGACCAGTTCCAGGTGTCGATCCCGACAGCCGGATACCTGGTCAGCTCCTATGCGGTAGGCGTCTTCCTGGGCGCCCCCTTGATGACCGTCCTGGGTACCCGGGTGCCGCGGAAGCGGATGCTTATGCTGCTGATGGGCCTGTTCGTCATCGGCAACGTGCTGTCCGCCGCCGCACCGGTCTTCGCGGTGATGCTGGCCGGCCGGGTGGTCGCCTCGCTCGCCCACGGCGCCTTCTTCGGCATCGGCGCGGTGGTGGCCACCGGGCTGGTCGCCCCGGAGAAGCAGGCCAGGGCGCTGGCCACCGTGTTCACCGGGCTGACCGTGGCCAATGTGCTCGGTGTCCCGCTCGGCACCCTGCTCGGCCAGCACCTGGGGTGGCGGGTCACCTTCTTCGTCGTCGCCGGGCTCGGCGTGGTCGCGCTGCTCGGCATCGCCCGGTTGGTGCCGGAGACGGAGCACACGCAGGGCATGCGGCTCCGGCACCAACTCGCCGTCTTCCGCAACGTCCAGGTGCTGCTGGCGATGGCGATGACCGTGCTGGGCTTCGGCGGCGTGTTCGCCGCGATCACCTACATCACCCCGATGATGACCTCGGTGACCGGCTACTCCGACTCCGCGCTGACCTGGCTGCTGGTGCTCTTCGGCCTCGGCATGGTCGGCGGCAACCTGGTCGGCGGCAAGTTCGCCGACAGGTCCGTGATGCGGATGCTGTACGTCTCGCTCGGTGCCCTGGCCCTGGTGCTGGCGCTGTTCACCGTCACCGCGCACGACAAGGTCGCCGCGGCGGTCACCATCGTCCTGATCGGCGCGCTCGGGTTCGCCACCGTCCCGCCGTTGCAGAAGCGAGTGCTGGACCAGGCGTCGGGCGCCCCGACGTTGGCCTCCGCGGTCAACATCGGAGCGTTCAACCTGGGCAACGCGCTGGCCGCGTGGCTCGCGGGCCTGGTCATCTCGGCGGGCCACGGCTACGCCTCGGCCAGCTGGGTCGGCGCCGCGCTGGCCGGCTCGGCCCTGCTGCTCGCGGTGCTCTCGGGCGGGCTGGAGAAGCAGGCGGGCACCGGCACCAGCGTCGGCCGCGTGGTCGCCGCCGGCCCGCCCGCCGCACAGGGCACACCCGAACCCGGCGCCGAAGCCTGTGCTGGCGCCCTGCCGAACCGTTGAACCCCCCCCGCACCCCCACCCCCACCCCCACCCCCACCCCCACCCCCACCCCCACCCCCACCCCCACCCGCACCCCCACCCGCACCCCCACCCGCACCCGCACTCCGCCGGTTCCCCAACCACGCTGAAGCAAAGGAAGTTGAACCACCATGACCGATTTCCGCAAGCTGGGCGGCTCCGACCTGGAGGTCTTCCCGCTCAACCTCGGCGGCAACGTGTTCGGCTGGTCCGCCGACGAGTCGGCCTCCTTCGCGGTGCTCGACGCCTACACCGCCGCCGGCGGCAACTTCGTCGACACCGCGGACAGTTACTCGGCGTGGGTGCCGGGCAACCAGGGCGGCGAGTCCGAGACCGTCATCGGCAACTGGCTGCACGCCCGCGGCAACCGGGACTCCGTGGTGGTCGCGACCAAGGTGAGCAACCACCCGCAGTACCGGGGTCTCGCGCCGGCCACCATCAAGGCCGCCGCCGAGGCCTCGCTGGCCCGGCTGCGCACCGACCGGATCGACCTGTACTACACCCACTTCGACGACCCGTCGGTCCGGGTGGAGGACATCATCACCGCGCTCGACCAGTTGGTGCGGGAGGGCAAGGTCCGGCAGATCGCGGCGTCCAACATCTCCCCGGAGCGCCTGGCGGCCTCGCTGGAGTTCTCCGAGCGCGAGGGGTTGGCCCGGTACGTCGCGCTGCAGCCGCACTACAACCTGGTGTCGCGGCACACCTTCGAGGGCCGCCTCCAGGAGCTGGCGCAGCGTCACGGGCTGAGCGTGCTGCCCTACTTCTCGCTGGCATCCGGCTTCCTGACGGGCAAGCACGGGTCCGGCGGCGCGGCGGACAGCGCCCGGCGCGAGCGGGTGGCCGAGTACGTCGGCACCGCGCGCGGCGACCGGGTGCTGGCCGAGTTGGCGAGGGTCGCGGCCGCGCACCACGTCGAGCCGGCGACCGTGGCGCTGGCCTGGCTGGCCGCACAGCCCACGGTGCTGGGCCCGATCGCCAGTGCCCGCACCCCGGAGCAGCTGCCGGCGCTGCTGGCCTTCAAGGACCTCCACCTGACGGAGGCGGAGGTCGCGGGGCTGACCGCGGCCTCGGCCTGACGAACACTCGGCGCGGCACCGCGAGGACGGATGTGGGGGGATCAGCAACATGCAGGCGACCGGTGTCGGTACTCGATCCATCGACACTCGATCCATCGGTACTCGATCCATCGACGGCGATCTGCTGGCCGACCTGGCCGAGCAGGTGTTCGGCCATCTCCACCGGGCCGACCAACGGCGATGGGCGCGGATCCATCTGATCGGGCTGCTCAGCGTCTCCGGCAGGAAGTCCCTGCGGGAGATGGCCCGGGCGGTCTCGGGCGCGACCGACAGTACGCACGGCCTCCAGCAGTTCATCAACTCCAGCCCGTGGGACTGGAAACCCGCCCGGGACGAGCTGGCCGCCATCGTCGAGCAGCGCGTTCCGGTCCGGGCCTGGACGGCGGGCATCCTGGGCATCCCGAAGCGGGGCGACCGCTCGGTCGGCGTCCACCGGCGGTTCCTGCCGAAACTGGGGCGGACCGTCAACTGCCAGGTGGCGGCCGGGATCTTCCTCTGTTCGGCGGAGCAGAGCATCCCGGTGGACTGGACGATCTTCCTCGACGAGGGCTGGGACAGCACGGAGAGCCGCCGGCGGGCGAGGATCCCCTCCGAGGTGGGTCCGCAGCCGCTCTGCATGAACGTCCTCGGACTGGTGGACGCCATGCTCGCACGCTTCCCCGGGGCTGGTGTCCCACTGGTGGCCGACCTGCGCACGGCCACCGACATCAGTCGGCTGGCCTTCGAACTCGGCTACAGGGGTGTCGAGTTCGTGGCCGAGGTGGCGCCGACCCAGCTGGTGCAGCTGACCGCGGAGCCGCGGTCGGCGGGGAGCGGTCCGCAGCGACCGGGCGGCGCCACCACCGCGGCCGACCTGTGGGACCCGGACGGTCGGCGGCACGGCACCACCGTGTCCTCGCTGGTCCGACTGCCCGGGGCCGAGTCCAGCCGCACGCCGGAGCGGATCCACCGACTGCTCGTCCAGCGCGTGCCCGGCGGCCGGAGCCGCTACTGGGTGACCAGCATCCTCGACCGGCCGATCACCGAGGTGCTGGTGCTGGCCCGGCACGGCGACCGGGTCGAGCTGGCCCTGCGCGATCTCGAACTCGACTACGGGGTGGCGGACTTCGAGGGCAGGTCGTATCCGGGCTGGCACCACCACATGACCATGGCCTCGACGGCCTACCTGTACCGGAACCTGCTCGCGCCGCACGCCCTGCGTGCGGGGCGGCGGTTCGAGGTCCGTGGACGATCCGCCTGACGGGTCCGGCGGGAGTCGTACGCGGCGCGCCACGGACTACCGCGTTTTCCTCAACTCGTAAAGGAGACACCGAATATGTCGAATATCCTGGTGATCGGCAAGGGCAACGTGGGTGCCGCGCTGGAGGACCGCTTCGCGGCCGCGGGGCACCAGGTCACCGCGGTGAACAGCTCGGTCGCGCCGGCCGAGGTCGCCCGGGCCGCCGTCGCCGCGGACGTGGTGGTGCTGGCCGTGCCGTTCGTCGCGGTCGCCGCGCTCGACGCCGCGATCAAGGCGGCCCTGTCGGGCAAGGTCGTCATCGACGCCACGAACCCGCTGGCGCCCGACTTCGTGTCGCTGACCATCGGCCACACCACCTCCGGTGGCGAGGAGGTCGCGAAGGCGCTCCCGGGCGCCAAGGTCGCCAAGGCGTTCAACACCGTCTTCGCCGATCACCTCGCCACCGGCGCGGTGGACGGGGCCAAGCTGTTCCTCCCGATCGCGGCCGACGACGCGGAGGCCAAGAAGACCGCCCTCGCGCTCGCCACCGAGCTCGGCTTCGACGCGGTGGACGCCGGTCCGCTCGCCAACGCCCGCTACCTCGAACCCACGATCGAGCTGCTGATCCAGCTCGCCTTCGTGCAGGGCCAGGGCACCGGCATCGGGCTCACCCTCGTCCGCGGCTGACCCCCGGGCCGGCCTGAACGGAGCGACGGCGCAAGCGGCTTGCCGCTTGCGCCGTCGGCGGCTCCCCGCCCTCAGGCCCGGCCGGCCACCGCCGGGTGGACCGGCGCCGCGGCCACGCCCGGGGCCCGCCGTGCGGCGAACTCCGCACGCAGCACCGGCAGTACCTCCTCGCCGAGCAGGTCCAGCTGCTCCAGCACCGTCTTCAGTGGCAGTCCGGCGTGATCCATGATGAACATCTGCCGCTGGTAGTCGCCGAAGTACTCGCGGAACTTCAGGGTCTTCTCGATCACCTGGTCGGGACTGCCGACCGTCAGCGGCGTCTCGTCCATGAACTGCTCCAGCGACGGCCCGTGGCCGTACACCGGTGCGTTGTCGAAGTACGGCCGGAACTCCCGCACCGCGTCCTGCGACCTGCGGCGCATGAAGACCTGGCCGCCGAGGCCGACGACGGCCTGCTCCGCAGTCCCGTGCCCGTGCTCGGCGAACTGCTCGCGGTAGAGCCCGATCAGCTGCTGGAAGTGGTGCTTGGGCCAGAGGATGTTGCTCGCGAAGAACCCGTCGCCGTAGTAGCCGGCCTGCGCCGCGATCTCCGGGCTGCGGATCGAGCCGTGCCAGACGAAGGGCGGCACGCCGTCCAGCGGTCGGGGCGTCGCGGTGAACCCCTGCAGCGGCGTGCGGAACCGGCCCTGCCAGTCGAGCTCCTCCTCGCGCCACAGCCGGTGCAGCAACTCGTAGTTCTCCAGCGCCAGTCGGATGCCGTGACGGATGTCCTTGCCGAACCACGGGTAGACCGGCGCGGTGTTGCCCCGCCCCAGGGTCAGGTCCACCCGGCCGTCCGCGAGGTGTTGCAGCATCGCGAAGTCCTCGGCGATCTTCACCGGGTCCTGGGTGGTGATCAGGGTGACCGCGGTGGAGAGGATCAACCGCTCGGTGCGGGCCGCGATGTAGCCGAGCATGGTGGTCGGTGAGGACGGTACGTGCGGCGGATTGTGGTGCTCGCCGGTGGCGAAGACGTCCAGGCCCACCTCCTCGGCCTTCTGCGCGATGGCGACCATCGCCTTGATCCGCTGGTGCTCGCTCGGCGTCCGTCCGTTCGTGGGATCACGGGTGACATCGCCGACACTGTAGATGCCGAACTGCATGTCTGCTCCTCGGTCTGATGTTCCGTCAGCCTAGGTCGGAGCGAGGAGAGTTGCTTTTGTCGGCGGCCGATCCGGAACTGCTTTGGCAAGTCTCCCGGCGACCGGACCGGGCTCGGTCGCGCTGCCCATGGGGGAAGCCGGGCGTCGCACCTTGGTGCACCCTTTGGCTTCGCATGACCATTGATTTGCCTTTCTGATTACCGTTCACCGCAAGCGGGTTGTGGACGAACCCGACAGAGAGTGGAGGTCTCAGACATGCGACGGACCATCAGCAAGCTCGCCGGTGTCGCGGCGGTCCCGATGCTCGCCATGGCGCTGGCCCAGCCCGCCCAGGCGACGGCGGCGACGGCCCGGCCGGCGGACGCCTCGGCCCCGGCCTACTTCGAGTTCACCGACGGCACCGACACCTTCGTCTTCCAGCTCACCGACCCGGCGAAGATCCAGCAGGCCCGCAACATGCTCTCCGGCGTGGACACCGAGGACACCGGCGTGATGGGCACCGTGGTGAAGACCCCGGCGCCGTACAACCAGCCGTGGAACTACCAGCTCGACCCCGGGTCGGTGCACTTCTTCAGCATGGCGACCGAGGTGTGCGACGCGAGCATCTCCTACGTGAACGACCACCTCGACGAGGTCGGCGGCGCGCTGCTGCCCCGCTCGACCTGGTGCCCGTGGCACTCGAAGCTGACGCGCGAGGTGACGGCGCCGTAAGGCGGTGCGGCCGGGGCTCCTACGGTTGGCGGGGCCGACCGTAGGAGCCCCGGCTCACGGCCCGGCTCATGCGCAAGTCGATCCCTAGGCCCCCACCACGCCGTCCACGCCCTCCCGCAGGAAGTCCGCGTGGCCGTTGTGCCGCGCGTACTCCTGGAGCATGTGCATCATCACCAGG of Kitasatospora viridis contains these proteins:
- a CDS encoding sensor histidine kinase, which gives rise to MRKVADVRVGFARACALVAVTAPVPVVWAAAVAVVVWWAGRPWLWIAVGPWACIGTLALARPLCRVFRALVARWTGTVIPGGYREPEPVVQMATGYWWNGRKYTRTSKEAREDQELRLRWSDPANWRDLRFVLLAPLTVGLLAAVPPAGLAAVALGIALAPPAGAVLGVLGGLAAVAASPYAWRAAEPLAVRLLAAPTGAATVAELTVQRADMTIMQAAELRRIERDLHDGAQARLVALGISLATAEKLLDRNPEQAKVLLREARASAACSLSELRELVRGIHPPVLNERGLVDAVRALAMDSAIEAAVTGDAELRLDPPLESALYFGIAELLTNAAKHARAETARISLTRQGGSVLAVVEDDGRGGAEIRGGGGLAGLRRRLAIFDGTLELDSPTGGPTRATMVVPCESL
- a CDS encoding response regulator transcription factor, giving the protein MRILVAEDLYLLRDGLVRLLEAYGHEVVGTASTGPETLEALLRLRPDVAVVDVRMPPTQSDEGLRAALAARREAPGLPVLILSQHVEQLYARELLADGAGGIGYFLKESVFDGDQFVDALERVAAGGTAMDPTVIAKLFSTGSSPRRLERLTEREHEVLALMAEGLSNHAIAQRLFLSDSAISKYTTSLFGKLGLTDDDNGNRRVQAVLAYLGKL
- a CDS encoding MarR family winged helix-turn-helix transcriptional regulator, which translates into the protein MSGPRWLNETEMQAWTGFLETYDLLSRLVDRQLREDGGVTQVQYEILTRINEGPNRRRRMTELADLMVCSRSGLTYQVGQLVKAGLLVRETDSSDERGVLAILTDAGAALLEGAAPGHLQTVRDGFIDVLTEEQVGQLAEIMDATRRHLRGISGLCYGSGSQK
- a CDS encoding MFS transporter, which encodes MPIALLALALGAFGIGTTEFVIMGLLPNVADQFQVSIPTAGYLVSSYAVGVFLGAPLMTVLGTRVPRKRMLMLLMGLFVIGNVLSAAAPVFAVMLAGRVVASLAHGAFFGIGAVVATGLVAPEKQARALATVFTGLTVANVLGVPLGTLLGQHLGWRVTFFVVAGLGVVALLGIARLVPETEHTQGMRLRHQLAVFRNVQVLLAMAMTVLGFGGVFAAITYITPMMTSVTGYSDSALTWLLVLFGLGMVGGNLVGGKFADRSVMRMLYVSLGALALVLALFTVTAHDKVAAAVTIVLIGALGFATVPPLQKRVLDQASGAPTLASAVNIGAFNLGNALAAWLAGLVISAGHGYASASWVGAALAGSALLLAVLSGGLEKQAGTGTSVGRVVAAGPPAAQGTPEPGAEACAGALPNR
- a CDS encoding aldo/keto reductase, whose translation is MTDFRKLGGSDLEVFPLNLGGNVFGWSADESASFAVLDAYTAAGGNFVDTADSYSAWVPGNQGGESETVIGNWLHARGNRDSVVVATKVSNHPQYRGLAPATIKAAAEASLARLRTDRIDLYYTHFDDPSVRVEDIITALDQLVREGKVRQIAASNISPERLAASLEFSEREGLARYVALQPHYNLVSRHTFEGRLQELAQRHGLSVLPYFSLASGFLTGKHGSGGAADSARRERVAEYVGTARGDRVLAELARVAAAHHVEPATVALAWLAAQPTVLGPIASARTPEQLPALLAFKDLHLTEAEVAGLTAASA
- a CDS encoding IS701 family transposase, translating into MQATGVGTRSIDTRSIGTRSIDGDLLADLAEQVFGHLHRADQRRWARIHLIGLLSVSGRKSLREMARAVSGATDSTHGLQQFINSSPWDWKPARDELAAIVEQRVPVRAWTAGILGIPKRGDRSVGVHRRFLPKLGRTVNCQVAAGIFLCSAEQSIPVDWTIFLDEGWDSTESRRRARIPSEVGPQPLCMNVLGLVDAMLARFPGAGVPLVADLRTATDISRLAFELGYRGVEFVAEVAPTQLVQLTAEPRSAGSGPQRPGGATTAADLWDPDGRRHGTTVSSLVRLPGAESSRTPERIHRLLVQRVPGGRSRYWVTSILDRPITEVLVLARHGDRVELALRDLELDYGVADFEGRSYPGWHHHMTMASTAYLYRNLLAPHALRAGRRFEVRGRSA
- a CDS encoding NADPH-dependent F420 reductase, producing MSNILVIGKGNVGAALEDRFAAAGHQVTAVNSSVAPAEVARAAVAADVVVLAVPFVAVAALDAAIKAALSGKVVIDATNPLAPDFVSLTIGHTTSGGEEVAKALPGAKVAKAFNTVFADHLATGAVDGAKLFLPIAADDAEAKKTALALATELGFDAVDAGPLANARYLEPTIELLIQLAFVQGQGTGIGLTLVRG
- a CDS encoding LLM class flavin-dependent oxidoreductase is translated as MQFGIYSVGDVTRDPTNGRTPSEHQRIKAMVAIAQKAEEVGLDVFATGEHHNPPHVPSSPTTMLGYIAARTERLILSTAVTLITTQDPVKIAEDFAMLQHLADGRVDLTLGRGNTAPVYPWFGKDIRHGIRLALENYELLHRLWREEELDWQGRFRTPLQGFTATPRPLDGVPPFVWHGSIRSPEIAAQAGYYGDGFFASNILWPKHHFQQLIGLYREQFAEHGHGTAEQAVVGLGGQVFMRRRSQDAVREFRPYFDNAPVYGHGPSLEQFMDETPLTVGSPDQVIEKTLKFREYFGDYQRQMFIMDHAGLPLKTVLEQLDLLGEEVLPVLRAEFAARRAPGVAAAPVHPAVAGRA
- a CDS encoding calmodulin-binding protein, giving the protein MRRTISKLAGVAAVPMLAMALAQPAQATAATARPADASAPAYFEFTDGTDTFVFQLTDPAKIQQARNMLSGVDTEDTGVMGTVVKTPAPYNQPWNYQLDPGSVHFFSMATEVCDASISYVNDHLDEVGGALLPRSTWCPWHSKLTREVTAP